In a single window of the Prionailurus viverrinus isolate Anna chromosome D3, UM_Priviv_1.0, whole genome shotgun sequence genome:
- the ZNF24 gene encoding zinc finger protein 24: MSAQSVEEDSILIIPNPDEEEKILRVKLEEDPDGEEGSSIPWNHLPDPEVFRQRFRQFGYQDSPGPREAVSQLRELCRLWLRPETHTKEQILELVVLEQFVAILPKELQTWVREHHPENGEEAVTVLEDLESELDDPGQPVSLRRRKREVLVEEIVSQEEAQGLPNSELDAVENQLKWASWELHSLRHCDDDGRTENGALAPKQEIPSAVESHEVPGTLNIGVPQIFKYGEACFPKGRFERKRNPSRKKQHICDECGKHFSQGSALILHQRIHSGEKPYGCVECGKAFSRSSILVQHQRVHTGEKPYKCLECGKAFSQNSGLINHQRIHTGEKPYECVQCGKSYSQSSNLFRHQRRHNAEKLLNVVKV, translated from the exons ATGTCTGCACAGTCCGTGGAAGAAGATTCGATACTTATAATCCCAAATccagatgaagaggaaaaaatactgaGAGTGAAGTTGGAGGAGGATCCTGATGGTGAAGAGGGATCGAGCATCCCCTGGAACCATCTTCCTGATCCAGAGGTTTTCAGACAGCGATTCAGGCAGTTTGGATACCAGGATTCACCTGGGCCCCGTGAAGCTGTGAGCCAGCTTCGAGAACTTTGCCGTCTATGGCTCAGgccagagacacacacaaaagaacaaatcttGGAGCTGGTAGTGCTGGAGCAGTTTGTTGCCATCCTGCCCAAGGAACTGCAGACCTGGGTTCGAGAGCATCATCCGGAGAACGGAGAGGAGGCAGTGACAGTGCTGGAGGATTTAGAGAGTGAGCTAGATGACCCTGGACAGCCG gttTCTCTCCGTCGACGAAAACGGGAAGTTCTAGTAGAGGAGATAGTATCTCAAGAAGAAGCTCAGGGATTACCAAATTCTGAGCTGGATGCTGTGGAGAACCAGCTCAAGTGGGCATCCTGGGAGCTCCATTCCTTAAGGCACTGTG ATGATGATGGTAGGACTGAAAATGGAGCTCTAGCTCCAAAGCAGGAGATTCCTTCAGCGGTAGAATCTCACGAAGTTCCGGGCACTCTCAATATAGGTGTTCCTCAGATTTTTAAGTATGGAGAAGCCTGTTTCCCCAAGGgcagatttgaaagaaaaagaaacccctcTCGAAAGAAACAACATATATGTGATGAATGTGGAAAACACTTCAGTCAGGGCTCGGCCCTCATTCTCCATCAAAGAATCCACAGCGGGGAGAAACCCTACGGATGTGTTGAATGTGGGAAAGCGTTCAGCAGAAGTTCTATCCTCGTGCAGCACCAGAGAgtccatactggagagaaaccctacaaatgtcttgaatgtggaaaagcctttagcCAGAATTCTGGGCTGATTAATCATCAGAGAATCCATACTGGGGAGAAACCTTATGAATGCGTTCAGTGTGGGAAATCTTACAGTCAGAGCTCAAATCTTTTTAGACATCAGCGAAGACACAATGCAGAAAAACTTCTGAATGTTGTGAAAGtttaa